One part of the Plasmodium cynomolgi strain B DNA, chromosome 3, whole genome shotgun sequence genome encodes these proteins:
- a CDS encoding hypothetical protein (putative), giving the protein MKKEILEDAFTNLEENPTATKDKKFASFLPSCGGIERVSEGGERKSIHKGSNKSNIDTKEANRENKELGCCNDLANGKIEVAASVQSTDGDKSKCTNEGDLTKYASKIWCSKKCANVPKLDLGLALTLPNRGEYLRKMIDKRGVAKNGKVGRKKKEGKRINLNKNNDHLERDASELSKGTLPCDEKRSHVSIQIGGASRLGHSSLNEERKKGNLPPDEPELDSSETDTSLSRELKKDSQMSRKRICKSSTILSPRKRLGRNQKSSEKIAHERSTSDSSNGPERRRMFIEHSRRKTVYNGEPKKKRLGKNKAKLKKCSMDSFDTGKGHNFTREKGKVDGEKEKVHREKGKVDREKGKVDREKEKVDREKEKVELEKWENKSNSGRLGGDSSEGGILERKKKKGKLPLPKGSEQFECYVNSRGNKTKAAKYQGGKVTSVESSKYDTDESSSSADLRPNYEGHHVHGSKKEDEQVLEERPLGMSKLSKKRFHFCKEEGDEEKLKLCEKHHSVEKVEYDQKGEYFFSDKCREMHANMAEENLKNCVSPDMMSKRILGGEQDHQYTRKGEGSNEDYSYVSLEKVSKNGEHNFYFRKSRYTNLRGKLIRLSSVGDGGEVHNEADLSNSVRYSQIGYFSGGEHYSDFSEVGEHYDGRNDDKYRFPFFDEMYEGGKFAGEVDLPGGDSSVLEKGNPSGSVSGRGSGKGELYLAFQESAHREEKSLPDESLHSKPPLSNVERELNDDAHLRRLEYVRGQICRILKKENWDGEAESVLNLFFRYVKLEGRFGKNDHTLIGKDIKRDKMADLGRGENGGVDKLKRVYLDDAPKSLPLTMLIVRNYEEGHLHQQQQWKERNEKVSVRYKVELTGVKNPMGIKKAIEKEKKLFSRIERIYDFCALDGEVCGEQYDNNIVDRFIPFPNMGWSCSKDGYQEKVVSDHSAWAQERKRVFFDDEQEKLINSDRSHVGGKGLMIDDALLGVPKKGGTNNANKFEKKSPLAKWNVKVYTKSIKQPGGKKNALLKKGPKGAPIHFDRKGSLKHHFRKGGVPVVGGKAEGNAIRIGMSKKSPLPRKSALEGSYPKSKVVKWGKGHHVTNFKEYLTKMRNPQGGDKTKEPFPKGGQKREDLRDTQRRSPLSSSILKIVDDKNDEKIITKSFFLPRGGEPEVVKREIWNRSKGELGSYRKLKSSVGHVFKRGGSKRDEDFKRVSEPSRDVLDTQGSAHNGSQKSHHEAVERKEKVGFYKSKNFGGKKEHKEGGNKKGASNTFGDSYAGKNNRDGDHPRSGSFKTDRQNCKAIEKGPQSLDEGGSSGKPPRREEEPSSNEKEEGTKKLHAEGKSEEGAKKLHAEGKSEEGLSSTSKDEKRKKEEKASYNSRRSEGMVDKAHPSAIERFYKLSKRSKVGKKGAEGGGLEQEAEGGDLENKAEGGDLEHKAEGGDLEHKSDTLKKEGSPRKLLRPIEVALPRKNSLRQKGALTGGRSISHIVSKHGKEKKQNCDLDPSAENKIGRGKDEKGNTAKGFSKKDEFYDFTKLGKKVKENISPLMVAEEERGPLKSHQGKGRSPLSVSNKNEIRLTASPHEASHMFNAPRKEGTQKGNNAKQTTNLVGRQKSSRIGLGGKPSPRAMGSFPHKMTQSQMDKPVLKNEEGMARNSNYVDLRHIECSKSTLEFFLEKKYLKRNSPERGARVVQTVCDEKTKKCKKNFKQEERKSEGSTRNRSVLKSELD; this is encoded by the coding sequence atgaagaaggaaattttaGAGGATGCGTTTACAAACTTGGAAGAAAATCCCACTGCCACTAAAGACAAGAAATTCGCATCGTTCCTGCCAAGTTGTGGAGGCATAGAACGCGTTtcagaaggaggagaaagaaaaagtatcCACAAAGGGAGTAATAAGAGTAATATAGATACGAAAGAGGCGAATAGGGAAAACAAAGAACTCGGTTGTTGTAACGATTTAGCGAATGGCAAGATTGAAGTGGCTGCTTCTGTCCAGTCCACTGATGGTGATAAATcgaaatgcacaaatgaggGAGACCTTACAAAATATGCTTCGAAAATATGGtgtagtaaaaaatgtgctaaTGTGCCAAAGTTGGATTTGGGACTTGCGCTGACTTTACCCAATAGGGGGGAATACTTACGAAAAATGATCGATAAAAGAGGTGTTgctaaaaatggcaaagttggtaggaagaaaaaggaaggaaaaaggataaatctaaataaaaataatgaccaCTTAGAAAGAGATGCCAGTGAGCTATCAAAAGGTACACTTCCCTGCGATGAGAAGAGGAGTCATGTTAGCATTCAAATTGGTGGTGCTAGCAGATTAGGTCATTCAAGCCTAAatgaagagagaaaaaaggggaacctcCCACCAGACGAACCAGAATTAGACAGTAGTGAAACAGACACGTCCTTAAGTAGAGAGCTTAAGAAGGATTCCCAAATGAGTAGGAAGCGTATTTGTAAAAGTTCAACAATTCTTTCGCCCAGAAAGCGTCTCGGTAGAAATCAAAAGAGTAGTGAAAAAATAGCGCACGAAAGGTCAACGTCCGATTCGAGTAATGGACCAGAAAGAAGGAGGATGTTTATCGAGCATTCGAGGAGGAAGACAGTATACAATGGGGAGCCCAAGAAAAAGCGAttagggaaaaataaagcaaaactGAAGAAATGTTCTATGGATTCTTTCGATACGGGGAAAGGACACAACTTCACGcgtgaaaagggaaaagtggacggtgaaaaggaaaaagtgcatcgtgaaaagggaaaagtggatcgtgaaaagggaaaagtggatcgtgaaaaggaaaaagtggatcgtgaaaaggaaaaagtggagcttgaaaaatgggaaaataaatcgAACAGTGGCAGATTAGGGGGAGACTCTTCAGAAGGGGGCATTttggagaggaagaaaaaaaagggaaaattgcCCCTACCGAAAGGGAGTGAGCAGTTTGAATGTTATGTGAACAGTAGAGGAAACAAAACGAAGGCAGCGAAATATCAAGGGGGTAAGGTAACCTCTGTGGAGTCCTCAAAATATGACACGGACGAAAGTAGTAGCAGTGCTGATTTGAGGCCAAATTACGAGGGACATCACGTGCATGgtagcaaaaaggaggacgaACAGGTACTAGAAGAGAGACCTTTAGGGATGTCCAAGCTGTCCAAGAAacgctttcatttttgcaaagaggaaggagatgAAGAGAAACTTAAATTGTGCGAAAAGCATCATTCCGTTGAAAAAGTAGAGTATgaccaaaaaggagaatatttttttagcgACAAGTGCAGGGAGATGCATGCAAATATGGCAGAGgagaatttgaaaaattgtgtCAGTCCAGACATGATGTCTAAAAGGATTCTTGGGGGAGAACAGGACCATCAGTACAccagaaaaggagaaggttCCAATGAGGACTATTCCTATGTATCCCTAGAAAAAGTTtctaaaaatggagagcatAACTTCTACTTTCGAAAGAGCAGATACACCAATTTAAGGGGAAAACTTATTCGACTGAGCAGCGTAGGTGATGGGGGGGAGGTGCACAATGAAGCAGATTTGTCCAATTCGGTGAGATATTCCCAAATTGGCTACTTCAGCGGGGGTGAGCACTACTCAGATTTCAGCGAGGTGGGAGAGCACTATGATGGTCGGAATGACGACAAATATcgctttccatttttcgaCGAAATGTATGAAGGTGGAAAATTTGCAGGAGAGGTTGACCTCCCCGGGGGGGACTCTTCTGTCCTGGAAAAGGGCAACCCCAGTGGGAGTGTCAGCGGAAGGGGAAGCGGTAAGGGTGAGCTCTATTTAGCCTTTCAAGAATCAGCGCACAGGGAGGAGAAGTCGCTCCCAGATGAGTCACTACACAGTAAGCCGCCTCTTAGCAATGTGGAGAGGGAACTTAACGACGACGCACATTTGAGAAGACTTGAATACGTTCGGGGGCAGATTTGCAGAAtattgaaaaaggaaaactggGATGGTGAAGCCGAAAGTGTGTTAAACCTTTTCTTCAGGTACGTGAAGCTAGAGGGAAGATTTGGCAAAAATGACCACACACTGATTGGGAAGGAtataaaaagggataaaatGGCAGACTtaggaaggggggaaaatgggGGTGTGGACAAATTGAAAAGGGTCTATTTGGATGACGCGCCAAAGAGCCTGCCGCTGACCATGCTAATAGTAAGAAACTACGAGGAGGGGCATCTGCATCAGCAGCAGCAGTGGAAGGAGAGGAACGAAAAGGTAAGCGTAAGATACAAAGTCGAGTTGACAGGTGTGAAAAATCCCATGGGGATAAAGAAAGCAatcgagaaggaaaaaaaactgttttcAAGGATAGAAAGGATATATGATTTTTGTGCTTTAGATGGAGAGGTGTGTGGAGAACAGTATGACAATAACATAGTGGACCGGTTTATTCCATTTCCTAACATGGGGTGGAGTTGTTCCAAGGACGGTTATCAAGAAAAGGTGGTAAGTGATCACTCTGCGTGGGCTCAGGAAAGGAAACGCGTCTTTTTCGATGATGAGCAGGAGAAGCTCATTAATTCTGACAGGAGCCACGTGGGCGGAAAAGGCCTCATGATTGATGATGCCCTTTTAGGGgttccaaaaaaggggggaactAACAATGCTAATAAGTTTGAAAAGAAATCCCCTTTAGCCAAATGGAATGTTAAAGTGTATACCAAATCGATAAAGCAGCctggcggaaaaaaaaacgctctTTTGAAAAAGGGTCCAAAGGGTGCACCTATCCATTTTGATAGAAAGGGCTCTCTGAAACATCACTTTAGGAAAGGTGGAGTACCTGTTGTAGGTGGGAAGGCCGAAGGAAATGCAATCCGAATTGGCATGTCTAAAAAATCCCCCCTACCGAGAAAATCTGCATTAGAAGGGAGTTATCCAAAGAGTAAAGTAGTTAAATGGGGAAAGGGACATCATGTGACTAACTTTAAAGAGTAtcttacaaaaatgagaaatccACAAGGAGGTGACAAAACAAAGGAACCTTTTCCAAAAGGTGGACAAAAGAGGGAGGACTTAAGAGATACACAACGGAGGTCTCCTTTATCCAGTTCTATCTTAAAAATCGTAGATGATAAGAACGAtgagaaaattattacaaaaagtttttttctaccaagggggggagaaccAGAAGTGGTTAAGCGAGAAATTTGGAACCGTTCAAAAGGTGAACTGGGTTCGTATAGGAAGTTAAAAAGCTCCGTAGGACATGTCtttaaaaggggaggaagtaaGAGAGACGAAGACTTCAAACGTGTGAGTGAGCCCTCGAGGGATGTGCTGGACACTCAGGGCAGTGCACATAATGGTTCCCAAAAGAGTCATCATGAAGCGGtggagagaaaagaaaaagtaggattttataaaagtaaaaattttggagggaaaaaagaacataaggaaggaggaaacaaaaaaggagcctCTAACACGTTTGGAGATTCATATGCGGGGAAGAACAATCGGGATGGTGACCACCCCCGTAGTGGGAGCTTTAAGACGGATaggcaaaattgcaaagcaATTGAGAAGGGACCCCAAAGTCTGGATGAAGGAGGCTCATCGGGGAAACCTCCtcgaagggaagaagaaccgTCCTcaaatgaaaaggaggaaggcaCTAAAAAGTTGCATGCAGAGGGGAAAAGCGAGGAAGGTGCTAAAAAGTTGCATGCAGAGGGGAAAAGCGAGGAAGGGTTAAGTTCGACATCtaaggatgaaaaaaggaaaaaggaagaaaaagcaagCTATAACAGTAGGAGAAGCGAGGGGATGGTTGATAAGGCTCACCCTAGTGCGATAGAACGATTTTATAAGCTTTCCAAGCGTAGCAAGGTGGGAAAGAAGGGAGCGGAGGGAGGCGGTTTAGAACAAGAAGCGGAGGGAGGCGATTTAGAAAATAAAGCGGAGGGAGGCGATTTAGAACATAAAGCGGAGGGAGGCGATTTAGAACATAAATCGGATACGCTTAAGAAGGAAGGATCGCCTCGAAAATTACTTAGGCCTATTGAGGTAGCACTCCCAAGGAAAAACAGTCTTAGACAAAAGGGTGCCCTcacaggggggaggagcatATCACACATTGTGAGCAAACatgggaaggaaaagaagcagaatTGTGATTTGGACCCATCAGCAGAGAACAAAATTGGCAGAGGTAAGGACGAAAAGGGCAACACTGCAAAAGGGTTTAGTAAGAAGGACGAATTTTATGATTTTAccaaattggggaaaaaggtcaaggaaaatatttcccccCTAATGGTGGCAGAAGAGGAGCGGGGTCCTTTAAAGTCTCATCAAGGGAAAGGGAGGAGCCCCCTAAGTGTGagcaataaaaatgaaataaggTTGACTGCCTCCCCCCACGA